The window ATCTATGAAGAAATTTTGAATCAAGGATTGGATGAAGAATTCAAATGCGTATGGGTATTTACAAATACAAACACTGAAATAAATGGAAATGCAATAAAAGTTAAAAAATCCTTTTTAAAATTCCTATATTACACCCTTAGAAGTGGAGCATGGGTTTTCGATTCAAGGCATTTATACTATCTTAGGAAAAACAAGAAAACAAAGTATATTCAAACATGGCATGGGACACCGCTTAAAAAATTAGCGCTGGATATGGATTATATAGACATGAGCGGTAATCAAGATATAAGCCTGTACCATGATGACTTTAAGAAAAATACTGCATTATGGGAGTATCTGATTTCACAAAACAGCTATTCCTCTGAGATATTCAAAAGAGCTTTTGACTTTAAGGGTGAGATGCTTGAAATTGGATATCCTCGCAATGACATTCTAATAAATAAAAACAATCCAGAAGACATTGATGAGATAAAAACAAGCTTGAATATTCCAAAAGACAAAAGGATTATCCTTTATGCTCCTACATGGAGAGATAATGAATATCACGAAAAAGGAGAATACAAATTCGCAACAGAAATGGACTTTGACAAAATGTATAAGGAATTGAAGGATGATTACATTCTAATCGTTAAATTCCATTATCTAGTGAAAGAAAACATCGATTGGAGTAAATACAATGATTTTGTAATTGAATGCGATGCTAATTGGGATATTCAGGAACTATACTTGATTTCAGATATGATGATAACAGATTACTCATCAGTGATGTTTGACTATTCCATTTTAAAAAGGCCTATGCTGTTCTTCACCTATGACTTGGAAAACTATAAAAACAATTTAAGAGACTTTTATTTTGATATGGTTGAAGAAGTTCCTGGGCCAATATGCGAAACAAATGAAGAAATGATTGATTTCATAAAAAATTACACTGAAGAGAATTATAAGATAGAATTCGGTGAAAAATATAGGAAATGGAATGAAAAGTTCAATCCATTTGATGATGGAAACGCGTCCAAAAAAATCATTGAATTGATTAGAAGCAAAAAATAATTAAAAAAAACTATTCAAGGATTAAATTAATCTTATGGCCACAGTTAATGCAATGGCCATCCTTTATTCTATTTTTATCGCTGTTGCAATATCTTTCCCTTGCAATCAAAAGCTCACCGCAATTAGGGCAATAGCTATTGTTGTCAGCAGGCATGTTTCCCAAATAAACATATTCAATACCCATATCTATAGCTATTTCCTTAGCCCTTAAAAGGTAATCTGTTTTTGTTGGGTTTTCATCGCTCATCTTATGCATTGGGAAAAACCTTGAAAAGTGAATGGGAACCTCTTTCCCCAATTCCTCCAATACGAAATTGCAGATTGATCTTATGTGGTCTTCATCTGTATTCAAGTCATTAATCAGGAGGGTTGTTATTTCCAAATGAGACTTGCTTTGATAAATGGCCTTTAGATTATCAAGAACAATGTCCAATTTTCCTCCACAGATTTCCCTATAGAGCCTGTCATCAAAGAACTTCAAGTCAATGTTGAATGCATCAATGAACTTTAGAGTTTCATCCAATGATTCCTCACTCATATAGCCATTTGAAACATATACATTTTTAAGATTTTCCCTATGTGAAATCAAAGAAGTTTCACGGGCGAAGTCAAAGTATAGCGTAGGTTCATTATAGGTCCAAGAAATCGATAGGCAATTGTCATTAATAGCATTTTTAACAATGGTTTCTGGCAGTATTTTAGTTGAGTTGAATTCATTATAAGAATTCATTGATAGCATATAGTTCTGACAGTTCAAACATGAGAAATTACAGCCAAAACCACCTATTGAGTATGTTGAAGAGCCGGGCAAGAAGTGATACAAGGGCTTCTTTTCAATAGGATCGGTATGGCATGAAGCAATCCTTTGATAGTTAATTGAATATAATTTACCATCGATGTTTTTTTGTGTA of the Methanobrevibacter ruminantium genome contains:
- a CDS encoding CDP-glycerol glycerophosphotransferase family protein, producing the protein MAEVINKIKAIILNIGKYLVRGLYIIGSYVIPVNDKIILFESSNGRNFTGNPKSIYEEILNQGLDEEFKCVWVFTNTNTEINGNAIKVKKSFLKFLYYTLRSGAWVFDSRHLYYLRKNKKTKYIQTWHGTPLKKLALDMDYIDMSGNQDISLYHDDFKKNTALWEYLISQNSYSSEIFKRAFDFKGEMLEIGYPRNDILINKNNPEDIDEIKTSLNIPKDKRIILYAPTWRDNEYHEKGEYKFATEMDFDKMYKELKDDYILIVKFHYLVKENIDWSKYNDFVIECDANWDIQELYLISDMMITDYSSVMFDYSILKRPMLFFTYDLENYKNNLRDFYFDMVEEVPGPICETNEEMIDFIKNYTEENYKIEFGEKYRKWNEKFNPFDDGNASKKIIELIRSKK
- the amrS gene encoding AmmeMemoRadiSam system radical SAM enzyme, which gives rise to MRESSFYTKLYEDDSSALKSVQCNLCGRMCRIADGSSGFCNTQKNIDGKLYSINYQRIASCHTDPIEKKPLYHFLPGSSTYSIGGFGCNFSCLNCQNYMLSMNSYNEFNSTKILPETIVKNAINDNCLSISWTYNEPTLYFDFARETSLISHRENLKNVYVSNGYMSEESLDETLKFIDAFNIDLKFFDDRLYREICGGKLDIVLDNLKAIYQSKSHLEITTLLINDLNTDEDHIRSICNFVLEELGKEVPIHFSRFFPMHKMSDENPTKTDYLLRAKEIAIDMGIEYVYLGNMPADNNSYCPNCGELLIARERYCNSDKNRIKDGHCINCGHKINLILE